The stretch of DNA GAGTGCCGCATCGGTGGTATCCGCCCAATCGCCCAGGGAGAGGGCATGAGTGAGCCGCTCATAGCGTTGGGGCCACATCTGCACGAAACTTCCTACAAAATTGCGCGATAGCGACTTTGCCCCNAGCAGCGACTCTTCCAAGGCATGCAGCGCTTCCATGTCTACTAAAGGCAATTCGTTGTGCTTCACGACAGCTCCACTCTTTCCCTGGCACCTAATGATGGTTTTCATGGGGCACCTGCCTGCAACAGTACCGTGGAGCGTTCCCCTCCACGCAGACTTTATACACAATTCTTCGTACTTAGAGTGGGTGTTCTTACCGGCAGGAACGCTTGTTGGGAAGAACCTGAACAAGGGTTCCACGATGAACAAGATGGCTAAAGGCGCACTTGCAACAGGTGTTGGCATTATCTTACTTGTGGGTGGCTGCGGAACGCTGGCAACTTCGGATCAGACAAGCAACGCTTCCATGGGTTCAGTAGTTGCTGGTGAGCTGATGGTCGCCAAGCTGGTCATGACCGGTGCCGGCGTGGACAGCACCTTTGGTATGCATATTGAAGTGAGCCCGGCAACCTTGAGTGACGCTGAAAATATGGCTGTTCTGGCCAGCTATGAACTGAAGCCTGCTAATTCCGGCCGCACCGCCACAGACGGTAGCTTCCACTTCGATGACGTTGGCTATGACCTGGTTCAGCAAGACCCCGGGTGAGAACAACAAGAAGTAGGGCACACGCTCTGGTGCTGATTAGTTTGATGTTGGGAATGCTCACCGTTCAAGGAAGCTACGCACTCTGGAATAAGACAGTGGGCCAACACAGGAACACTCCAGGCGGCTGATTTGAGCATCCCTCACCGATCAAGACACGACCGTATAAACCGACATGACTCCGGACGACGGGACAGCAGCGAGACTGTCATTGAGCACAACACCTCTAGGTGGGCTCATTCCCGGGCAAAGTACTTATGCGGGTGTTCAGTTGGGCAATGTGAGAAATGCCGGGGAGCCTTCACGGTCTGAGTCAGCACGGGCGCCCCAGTAATCGAGAACACCACCGGATCACCCCTGAGGGTGCATCTGAGCATCAAGGTGTCCGCAGCAACATCACTAACGTATTCCAACGAAACTGCACTGTAGGTAGAGTGCGGCCATGTTGATCATCGTCAATCAACTCTCAAGAGGGAACGCCTTGACACCGCGATTTTGGGTGCGCTCCTGGTCCTAGTCGATGCCAGAGCGTCATTGAAGCGTGGGTGCTTCCGCCTAGTGATTCTCTGCGCCTCAACCTTGACCTAGGCGTGGCATTGCAGGCACCAGTGAAGGACAGCTTGTGTCGCCCTGCACCAGAGGCTAGACCCGCAGAACAGAACTGACTCCGGATCAATGGTGTTGGGCAATCAGAACGGGCAAGCAGTCTCGGAACTGCCAACGAGCGTAGGGAAACGGCGCTTCTCCTGCTCACTCAGCGCTTCGGTTGGCCACTGGAGGAACAATAATCGTTGTAGCCAACATCGCCAGTCCATGGCCGTGTCTCGTGGCGCACAGCACAGGCTCCTACCTACTGATCGCGTTTAGGAGGTAGAGAAGGAATCAATGAGCCCACAAAAGCCTCAAGTGACTGACTAGACGGCGAAACAGGGTTGGTGACCACTGGGCGGCACTGGGGTCGCGGTTGCCATGTGGAACCAGAGTGCCGCCGTCGTCATGAGTATCACAGCCAGCCACGATGAACGCAGTGCAAATGCGCACCACCTCCGCACAAGCTGAGAGTCAAAGTGGCGGTACCACAGTTGCCGACTTCAAGTCTCTCTGGCTGGCCGCAACCAACACCGCCGGTCACCTCACGTCGCTGTGCCGTGACGGCTCAGGAAACAAGTATCAGCAGAACCAGATAGTCACCCGAAACTAGGCGCAATATACCTTGGAGCACAAGCTAGGCGGTGTACGGCAATGACACCCTTCGGATTCAACCCATTAATGGGCTCTTCGCGTTTCGTGGTGAATACCAGCCCGCTGAGATGAATTCATGCCACCTTCCGGGCGGCACTTCTTAGCAGGATACGTGATTGATAGTTGATTGGGTTGCGGAACCCGCGGGCAATCCTNTTGATGTTNTTGATCATCGTGTTGGCTGCTTCGACTTTCGCTGTCGTCACGCGGGTGGCCAGCAGTGTTTGGATCTCTGGCCACCATTTGGTCACGGTCTTTGCNAGCCGGTCGGTTTCCTTCATGGCAGCAGCCTTGACTTGGCGTTCAAAGAAGGCTTTGCGGTCGTCCACGCTGGCCGGATTGCTCTCTGAGAGCATTAGTCGCTGGGCTTCCTTCACACCCCAAGCAGCCACGAGTTCCTTACTTGGATCATCGGTGGCGAAGACATCATCGAGGCGTTTNTTAGCGGTTTCGGAGAGTGTGTCGTAGCCGCGCAGCAGCAATTGCCGGTGGGCCCATGCCTTGTCTGTTTTCAGGCCTCGGCGNCCCGTTCTGTTCCCGGAGACCCGTTGGCGAACCTGCGTGAGCATGTCATTGGCCAAAAGCACCATGTGGAAGTGATCGACGCTGACAGCAGCGTCGGGCAGGTTCTCACGCAGGGCCTTGCGGAAAGCAGCCGANGGGTCGATGCCGACCGTCTCAATGCAGGAAAGCCAGGTGGCGGGGCGGGCTTTGAGCCAGGCACCCACGCCACGGCTGTCGCGGCCGTCCACGATGCCCAATACCTGCCCTGTGTCGACGTCAACGATCGTCGTCATCCACGGCTCGTACCGAGTCCATTTCTTGCTCTGTTGGTCTTGAAGCCAGCGCACGGATCGGTAGCGGTGCTCGTCAATCCCGAGCCGTGTGGGCGCCAGTAAGTCCACGGAAGGCAGCACCGCTGCGGCAGCGACCACGACGGTGTTAACCAGCCACCAAGAGACCTTGAACGCGGCCGCGACTTCGGATGAGGCCCGGCCAGAATCGATGACGGCGTCCTTGAGGGTTTCCTTCAACCGTGCCGTGGAACGGGCAAACCGCGGCACCTGCGGNGTTGCCTCGGCAAAGGTCTTCCGGGCGCAAAGAGCCTCCTCGCANAAGAGCCGGCGCTTGGCCCACATGAGTCTGACATGCCCGGCGACAAGGATGTCCCGAACCCGTTGGATCCGGCGCGAATGGACCCGAGACGCTAGGACGGCGCAACTAGGGCAAGCTGTCGGGAAGTCCGAGGCAACCGTGACGACACGGATACCGGCGCCATCGTCATTGATGACGGAGATGACCTGATAATCAGGCAGATTAAANAGAGTCGTCGCCGCATCCGGGCACGACTGGGTAGGCTGGATCAAGGCTCGTGGTTCCTGACTCGAGAAGAATGCTAGACACATCCATCTCAGCAGGGCCACGAGCTCCTACTTTGCTACGACACGAACCCCAGATTCACCACGAACCGTGAAGAGCCCATTAATGACAGTATTGGCTGGAGACCCGGTCTCCAGGACGCTCCAGCACTACGGGTGCCAGCGCTGCTACAAAATGTGTAATGAGTATTGTGTCAACCGCGGCGCCGTCAATTTAGGCGCCGTGAAATTATGGGACCGAATTCATCACAAGATTGCCTAGGGCTACACTGGCTTTGCCGCCGCGTTCTACGGGCAGTACACGCTGCGAATCCTGCCACTGAATGAACCGGAGGCCGGAGACCCTGTCTATAGGACCATCCAATACCGGCGCCCACGAATTCAACATTTGGTGATCAGCAATCATCCGAGGGGTTCAGGACACACGCGGGGATAAGGACACTCATGGTGGTCCCCAAACCAGGCTCACTGGCCACGGTCAGAGTGCCACCATGTGTTTCAACGATGGTCTTGGAGATCATCAATCCCAATCCAATGCCGGGTATACCACGTTCCATGGCGGAGCCCGCCCTGAAGAACTTCTGAANAAGCCCCGCCTGTTCAGTGGTGCTCATACCGAGTCCGGTGTCCGCAATCTGGCAATGCAAATCGGTGCCCTCCACCCACGCACGTGCGGTGAGAGTGCCGCCATCGGGAGAATACTTCACGGCGTTGGAGACAAGATTATCCAGAACCTGGCCGAGCCGGACAGGGTCCACTAAGGCCAGCAGCGGCTGGGGACACTCCAACTCCACGCGGACAGCATTGGCTGCCACTGCTGGGGCAGCTGAGTCCATGGAATCTGCCATCAACATGGCAACATCGGTGCGGGACCGCTCCACGGCCATGGTGCTGGTGGTCAACAAATCCGCCACCAAGGAATTGAGCCGCCCAACATTGCGTTCGGCAACCTTTAAGTACTTAGAGATTTCTTTCGGATCCATCTCTGGCTCGTCCAGAACCATGGCGAGGTAAGACTGGATGGCTGTCAGAGGAGTGCGGAACTCGTGGGAAACGTTCGCCACAAAGTCATCTTNTGCAGCTAAGGCGTTGACCATCTCTGTGACATCGTGAAAAGCAATGACAGCACCGTCATGGGTGCCTTCGGGCCCGTGGATGGTTCGGGCAGTGGTTGAGACGGCTTTGGCCCGCTCACCGGATCCAACCCAGATTTGATAATTGGTGAAAGACTCTCCCAGGATGGCGCGTCGCACCGGGCGGGCATCCGTGGGAAGAGTAATCCTGTCCTTACTAAAGACCAGGAGTTCCTTCTCTTTCGGGTTGAGGATCCCTGATGGCACTCCCAAAGCATGGAGGGCTTCTTGGGCAGAATTCATCAGGACATCATCACCATTTGAATCCACCACAACAACACCAACCCNCACAGTATCCACAATGGTCTCCATCAGCCGCTCCCGCTGTTGACTGTTTACCAAGGATGAACGTAACTGTTTATCTTGCGCTATCAACGTAAAGCGCTGGTTGTTCATGCTGGTGGTCAGTGCCACGGCCGCAATGGCAAAAGCAAGCACCATAANAGGAAACAGCAGCGGTCTAACCAACTGTGCTGCCGTTACCGGGCCAGGTGTCATCACCAACGGAATCCAGACTATAAGCAAGCTGGCCGTCGTTCCGGAAATGATTGCCATTTTGGGTGCGTAGCCGGATGCACAAAGCCAAAAGACCGGAANAAGCAACAACAAACCCGTGGAGGACAGCAGCGTGGCACTACCTTCGCGAANAAAGGCCACGGCAATAAAATCTAGATACGGGAGGACCAGAAACGCTCCACGGGGCATCTTTTNCCAAGGCACAGCCACAGAAACAACCAGTAAGAGCCCGCTCAATGCCAGGGCCGTGACCAGTGGCGGTTCGGTGAACAATTCCGGCTGCAAGAACGCAATAAGGGCCGCTGCCAAGGCCATCGTCAGGGTAAAGGGAAGTTGGGCCAGAAAATCCGGGTACCCAATGTGCGTTCATGGAAATGGCGACGGATGAACGGGGTTACAACAAGTGCCATCGGGTTTGCGGTGGTTTGGCTCAAAGTACTTTCCGTCATTCACTGTTTGCAGGCAATGCCGGCTTTGGAGTTTGTGGGGCATTGTCTTGGTGGAGCGGAGAAAAAGCAGGTCGCAACGGCTAAGAGGTGCACAGGCAATGCTAACGATGATGCCATACTGTAGGTAGAAATGGGCCTGGGGCCAGGAACGGCCGTAACAGGTCAGTTTTAGCGGTCTTAACATGTTTAGCTGGTCTTAACAGTTTTAGTGAGGGAAAAATGGACAATCTTCGTGTGGCAGTTGTTATTGAAGACGACCAGGATATCCGCGAACTTATCAGCGTGATTCTTATTCAGGCAGGTTTTGAAGTTTACGCGGCAGCCACCGGCGCCGCGGGCGTGGAGGCGGTGCGCACGCACAATCCCGCCATTGTCACCCTCGATTTGGGCCTTCCCGACATGGACGGCTTCGAAGTGGCCAGACGGATCAGGCTATTCACTGACACTTACATCATCATGCTGACTGGACGGGCTGATGAAATGGATACCTTGCTGGGCTTGGAAACGGGCGCAGACGACTACATCACCAAACCGTTCCGTCCACGAGAGCTACGTGCCAGAATCAGTGCCATGATGCGCCGGCCCAGAGCAGGTGAGCAGGGTACGCAGGACCCGTCAACGGTTGCGCATAGGGACACTGCGGCCACTACCTCTGCGGACAACACGCCAGTTTCCACTGATCAGGAATCGCTGGCAACTTTGGCCGCCGGTGTACCGGAGGCCATCAATGGGCTCCTGCTCAACGATGGAGACCGCACCGTGAAAGTGGATGGAAACGAGCTGGAACTGACACGGACCGAGTTTGATCTGCTCCACGCACTGGTGCGCGGCGGCACACAGGTGCGTAGCAAATCCGAGCTGGTGCACTGGCTCCGCGGAGAGGAATACGACGTGGGGAGCTACATCAGCGACGCCGACGAACGGACCATTGAGGTGCACATGACCAATTTGCGCCGNAAAATGGGTGACAATCCCCGTGACCCGCGCTGGATCAAGACAGTGCGCGGTGTGGGGTACCGGCTGGTTCATTAAAGCCACACGAGCCAGGGTGGAACCAGCGCTGCGCGGGCCAAAATTCTCTGACTCGGAAGACGGTTGGACGTGGAGAGCATAGCTTTCCGTGTCCGCGGTGTGGATGGGTCAAGTGGTCTAACGGACGTAGCGCACCGTAAGTTCGTCTACGGTTTCAGTTCCGCAGAGGCCAACATCTACTATGGCGTCCTGCGCTTGTTGTTGTTTGCCCTGTTTGAGAAATTCAACCATATCGCCACTCATCTGGCTCAGCCTTTCCGCGCCCACCATCACGCTTGAGGAGAAGAGACTCAGTGCCGATTCCGCGGCCACATCCCAGTTCCCTGTAGATAAGGCGGTCTGAAGCCGCGAATATCGCTGGGGCCACATCTCAACATACCGCCCCACAAATCCGCGCGAAAGCATGGTCTGTCCCTNCAAAGATTCCTCGAGTGCAGCCAAGGAGTCCATGCACACTAAGGGCAATGAAGAATAGTTCATGATTTGTTTTCCCTCCCCGGTAGTGTGGAACAGTTGTTCAGTAGAAATGATACTCCGCGCATAGTTATCCAGCACATGCGATCCTCACCATAATACTCTTCGCCGAGGCCCCTTGAACACAGCTATCAGGACCATCGGTTGTTTCAGTTTCTCAGCAGCTCAGCAGCAGCCTCTTGGATGTCAAGAGTCTCCTCACGCCATGGAGCCTCACCGAAACGGTCCAACCAGATGGCGTTGACATCCGTTGCCGGGACAGGCCGACCGAAATAATATCCTTGGCCTGTTTCGCAGCCCAACTCAGTCAGCATTGCGGCCTGCTGGCTTGTCTCCACGCCTTCGCAGGTGGCGGCCAGATTGCAGGACTTGACCAGCTGCAAGATGGCTGCGATGAAGGGGCGTGAGGCTCCTGTCTCGGAGTGAGTACCTAGTAGCGACTTGTCCAGTTTCACCTGGTCCACTGGAAGTGTACGCAGGTAACTGATGGAAGAGTATCCGGTGCCGAAATCGTCTATGGCCAGTCCCACACCCAAGTTACGAAGCCCTCGAAATGAATAGAGATCCCATTCGTTTCCGGTGACCATGGAGTACTCGGTCAGTTCGAGCACCAGTGCTGCAGGTTCGATGTTCTCAGCCAATAACAGTCGCTGGACGTCATCGAGAAGTTCCGGTCGCTGGAGTTGTGTGGCTGAAATATTCACCCGGACAGTGAAGCGGGGATCAAGATCCAGGGTTTCCTGCCACTGGCGCAACTGTGCTAGCACCGTTTGCAGCACACATGCCGTCAACGTAGCCATGGCACCGATCTCCTCGGCAAGACCAATGAACTCATCTGGCATCACCAGTCCACGTTGCGGATGCTGCCAACGGACCAGGGCCTCAACCCCAAGCACTCTTCCCGTGGTCA from Arthrobacter polaris encodes:
- a CDS encoding ISL3 family transposase; its protein translation is MIQPTQSCPDAATTLFNLPDYQVISVINDDGAGIRVVTVASDFPTACPSCAVLASRVHSRRIQRVRDILVAGHVRLMWAKRRLXCEEALCARKTFAEATPQVPRFARSTARLKETLKDAVIDSGRASSEVAAAFKVSWWLVNTVVVAAAAVLPSVDLLAPTRLGIDEHRYRSVRWLQDQQSKKWTRYEPWMTTIVDVDTGQVLGIVDGRDSRGVGAWLKARPATWLSCIETVGIDPSAAFRKALRENLPDAAVSVDHFHMVLLANDMLTQVRQRVSGNRTGRRGLKTDKAWAHRQLLLRGYDTLSETAXKRLDDVFATDDPSKELVAAWGVKEAQRLMLSESNPASVDDRKAFFERQVKAAAMKETDRLAKTVTKWWPEIQTLLATRVTTAKVEAANTMIXNIXRIARGFRNPINYQSRILLRSAARKVA
- a CDS encoding cell wall metabolism sensor histidine kinase WalK, producing MAAALIAFLQPELFTEPPLVTALALSGLLLVVSVAVPWXKMPRGAFLVLPYLDFIAVAFXREGSATLLSSTGLLLLXPVFWLCASGYAPKMAIISGTTASLLIVWIPLVMTPGPVTAAQLVRPLLFPXMVLAFAIAAVALTTSMNNQRFTLIAQDKQLRSSLVNSQQRERLMETIVDTVXVGVVVVDSNGDDVLMNSAQEALHALGVPSGILNPKEKELLVFSKDRITLPTDARPVRRAILGESFTNYQIWVGSGERAKAVSTTARTIHGPEGTHDGAVIAFHDVTEMVNALAAXDDFVANVSHEFRTPLTAIQSYLAMVLDEPEMDPKEISKYLKVAERNVGRLNSLVADLLTTSTMAVERSRTDVAMLMADSMDSAAPAVAANAVRVELECPQPLLALVDPVRLGQVLDNLVSNAVKYSPDGGTLTARAWVEGTDLHCQIADTGLGMSTTEQAGLXQKFFRAGSAMERGIPGIGLGLMISKTIVETHGGTLTVASEPGLGTTMSVLIPACVLNPSDDC
- a CDS encoding response regulator transcription factor; the protein is MDNLRVAVVIEDDQDIRELISVILIQAGFEVYAAATGAAGVEAVRTHNPAIVTLDLGLPDMDGFEVARRIRLFTDTYIIMLTGRADEMDTLLGLETGADDYITKPFRPRELRARISAMMRRPRAGEQGTQDPSTVAHRDTAATTSADNTPVSTDQESLATLAAGVPEAINGLLLNDGDRTVKVDGNELELTRTEFDLLHALVRGGTQVRSKSELVHWLRGEEYDVGSYISDADERTIEVHMTNLRRKMGDNPRDPRWIKTVRGVGYRLVH